The Flammeovirgaceae bacterium genome contains a region encoding:
- a CDS encoding HNH endonuclease, which produces MNNRVLVLNQDFSPLMVCSVQRAFILVYLNKSELVRPANGHKLHSVTKSFPMPSVIRLNRYVSAPYKGVTLTRQNIFKRDNFECQYCGTKKDLTLDHLIPSSRGGQHTWHNLVTACKSCNTRKGDYTPEEAGMPLLRKPHKPSYALFLRELSGHHGNEWDEFLG; this is translated from the coding sequence ATGAATAACCGTGTTCTGGTACTTAATCAGGATTTCAGCCCGCTGATGGTGTGCTCGGTGCAGCGTGCCTTCATACTGGTTTACCTGAATAAGAGTGAACTGGTAAGGCCTGCTAACGGACATAAGCTGCACTCGGTTACCAAAAGTTTTCCCATGCCCTCGGTTATCCGGCTAAACCGGTATGTCAGCGCTCCATATAAAGGAGTAACCCTCACGCGGCAAAACATTTTTAAACGCGATAATTTTGAGTGCCAGTATTGCGGCACCAAAAAAGATTTAACGTTAGACCATTTAATTCCCAGCTCAAGAGGCGGGCAGCACACCTGGCACAACCTGGTGACTGCCTGCAAAAGTTGTAACACACGCAAAGGAGATTACACCCCCGAAGAAGCGGGTATGCCCCTGCTGCGCAAACCTCACAAACCATCCTATGCATTATTTCTCCGCGAACTTTCGGGCCACCACGGCAACGAATGGGATGAGTTTTTAGGGTAG
- a CDS encoding sigma-70 family RNA polymerase sigma factor: MTDIELINLIKNDDPRGLSMVYETFRSEFVHWIMRIQRCGNEDAREYYQASIIILYDNAKAGKLDGLRSSLKTYLFGIGKNLVWQRYRTNHRDQVIGAEFYIKNYLFEDGDSQAAEEVNLEIISHSYDQLGEPCHELLGHYYFGRKNMEEISAIMGYKNPETAKNQKYKCMERLRKMVFGNMPSQPADPKPVIEE, translated from the coding sequence ATGACCGATATAGAACTCATTAATCTGATTAAAAATGACGACCCGCGGGGCCTGAGTATGGTGTACGAAACCTTCCGGTCGGAATTTGTGCATTGGATTATGCGGATACAACGCTGCGGAAATGAGGATGCCCGCGAATATTACCAGGCCTCTATTATAATATTATACGACAACGCCAAGGCCGGCAAGTTAGACGGACTGCGCAGTAGCCTGAAAACGTACCTGTTTGGCATCGGCAAAAACCTGGTGTGGCAGCGGTATCGTACCAACCACAGAGACCAGGTGATTGGTGCCGAATTTTACATCAAGAATTACCTGTTTGAAGATGGCGACAGCCAGGCCGCTGAAGAGGTGAACCTGGAAATAATAAGCCACAGTTACGACCAACTGGGCGAGCCCTGCCACGAATTGCTGGGCCACTATTATTTCGGCCGGAAAAACATGGAAGAAATATCAGCCATTATGGGTTATAAGAACCCGGAAACGGCAAAGAATCAAAAATATAAGTGTATGGAGCGGTTGCGGAAGATGGTATTTGGAAACATGCCATCGCAACCGGCCGACCCTAAACCTGTAATTGAAGAATAA
- a CDS encoding fibronectin type III domain-containing protein: MECDENGITLKHPSYTVNFDKLGVTVKPTSGGPIWSWSNEYTKSVSPIYRDDTVFYEHNTWAERYVIKEKNIEQQFVLYEPPVSQSGVVRFTGKISSEGEFKSLKSGWSWQNEKGSVTLGNVFVFDNKHRQIPAVMHVTHSESVIEIVASDLVDAVYPVTVDPEIGANDFRVSFTGPDGDLGFGANNATVAHCVTDDPATYPGGIYLVVWAASNSSKEEVYAQRVNGATGALIGSEIRVSFMGVPSTDVNYGGSSPDVAASSTEFFVVWQGDDNSGSLVNDEYEIYGQRIIATSGSLVGTRIRISNTNTDGLAAFDAANPAVAYNATSNRYLVTWYSDHVSDNQFEIYSQGLEANGTLVGSNVRISTMGPDPNTLYDAFNPDVAWNSTSNQYMIAWHGDIDAIGDGQNEVFIRRVDGSVANHGNTIGTMVLISDMGPTGSTLYTATDVAIAYNVTNNNYLVVWRGDDDTAPLVNDEFEIFGQFVSNTGTVSSIHNFFRISFMGTDGFQNFGASAPAIAYDPNLSQFLVTWHGDHNVGGLVDNEFEIFGQLIRNDGVIVGSNFRLSDAGGTGNTSFNATLPAVCYNGSYREFLVLWQGDDNYTTTIDNEIEIWGQRFAETSIDPTSQPTTPVFTSITSSSLNVSFTAATGSPDGYLVLRKAGSSPTDVPTDQQVYTVGSFIGTSTVVHVGSATSFTQSGLSPNTQYFYDFFSYNGVNSATNYRTVSPLEGNATTLFSEPTTQGTLSVTSFGTSSVTINLSAGNGTNRLLVAKAGSAVDVFPVDGVSYTPNNNITLAPNLGSSNFVVGSGTGSVTVSGLSLATVYHFRVFEFNGTGTLTNYNTNSVAGSIGSQTTLSAEPTAQPTAINFTSITNASFTVGYTTATGSPSGYIAIRKAGSAPAQPADLPVDGTTYAVNDPIGGSAVAYVGSSLSFAQSSLTPATQYFYLILSYNGSGGNINYFTTTPLAGNQFTLANEPTTQATNISFSSLAPNSLTINWTNGNGAERLVMARQGATVSVNPADGTGYTGNADFSLATDVGSGNKVVYRGNGNSVTVTNLAASTVYHFRVYELNGSSASANYLTSTATGNPGSRTTLANEPLTQASGINFSSITPNSMSVNFTNGNGTSRLLVARAGSAVNADPADGSSYTANTAFGSGSEIGTGNFVVGAGSGPITITGLSSGNTYHFRVYEFNGTSAAENYNVTTATNNPSNATTLIGEPTIQATNITFTAFTDNSLSINWTNGNGAERLVLARQGSAVNVDPADGASYTGNANFSTATDIGSGNKVVFRGAGNSVAVTNLAANTVYHFRVYELNGSGVSTNYLLSTATGNPASRTTLATEPTAQPTAALFTLQTTTSLRLSYTAATGSPTGYLIIRKAGSASSGIPVDGTFYSVGNSLDGTIVAIGNFTQFDDTGLSAGTGYHYTVFSYNGAGQAVNYLTSSPLTGFTITLPVAPTASAASGVGQFQFTANWNSVTGAANYLLDVSLDNFSSFVSGYNSKTVTGTSDAVTGLTAGTTYQYRVRAANASGQSVNSNTISQITVPPTPVGVNITGAEQTQFAVAWTSSLGAVDYLLDISMDNFSTFVTGYNGKVITGTSENVTTGLAAGNTYQVRVRSRNAGGTSPNSSTATQLLKPATPLALDANPIGINSFTAKWDPANGAASYILDVSTQNDFSTHLTGYPNNEGNTLEKLITGLTANSSYYYRVKAVNATGESPYSNIKPVQTQPDPGPQNMVIGIPTYTDLVTGQTQVPISVTVTGGTGSKTVEVYHRKITSTGASAPLSMSNTSGNIWEADLPASAFDELGAEFFIRASDATAVPPVENSAIRYVYKSFTDQTAQAITSIVRHGGTQKSYQIISIPLALTKNSIADIFEPVPELGAYDKTKWRLVRFQNNKNTDYKEGINAIDRGKSYWFNSVSEVTVKTGAGTTPNNNQATPFTMPLAQGWNQIATPYPFAIDWDDVLAANGNPAVGSYKVFNSNQLSFDVVNSMKPFEGGFVFADNAVPSLSFPVTLKNTAGGRIKHDEELSKDIDSEKWLLPLKLVQDDAVNELGGIGMHPQASLSKDRFDDVTVPRFVQYLETNFYHPEFFWPKFSRDVVPITEEYAWSLTIESNGSGPIELRWDAGAIAHAQSALFLVDEEDARVFDMRTESSIAFTNTDRKELKLVYTHRGEYIPGRTRLGTPWPNPAGREVNIPFILAESNGPYQVEMDVFDLKGVKVATLSLAQLQAGAHVSVWDTRDGTGSEMPNAIYIIKLKVNGRYLPEFSRVVVNRKQ; the protein is encoded by the coding sequence GTGGAGTGTGATGAAAATGGGATAACCCTTAAGCATCCATCATATACGGTGAATTTTGATAAGTTAGGGGTAACCGTTAAACCTACGTCAGGAGGACCAATTTGGAGTTGGTCTAACGAGTACACAAAAAGCGTCTCTCCAATTTACCGGGATGACACCGTGTTTTATGAACACAACACCTGGGCCGAGCGATATGTTATTAAAGAAAAGAATATTGAACAACAATTTGTCCTTTACGAGCCACCAGTAAGTCAGAGTGGTGTAGTCCGTTTTACGGGAAAAATATCTTCGGAAGGAGAATTCAAATCGCTTAAAAGTGGCTGGAGTTGGCAAAACGAAAAGGGGAGCGTTACACTGGGCAATGTTTTTGTGTTTGATAATAAGCACAGGCAAATACCAGCAGTAATGCATGTAACGCATTCTGAGTCAGTTATTGAAATAGTTGCCTCAGATTTGGTGGACGCAGTTTATCCGGTAACAGTAGATCCGGAAATCGGTGCAAATGATTTTCGGGTAAGTTTTACTGGTCCTGACGGGGATCTTGGTTTTGGTGCAAACAATGCCACTGTAGCTCATTGTGTAACCGATGACCCGGCTACTTACCCTGGTGGTATTTACCTGGTTGTCTGGGCTGCTTCAAATTCTTCTAAAGAGGAAGTGTATGCCCAACGTGTTAATGGAGCCACTGGAGCGTTGATTGGTTCTGAGATTCGGGTGAGTTTCATGGGTGTCCCAAGTACAGATGTAAACTATGGAGGCTCCAGTCCTGATGTAGCTGCATCCTCTACGGAATTTTTTGTGGTGTGGCAAGGAGATGATAATAGCGGTTCATTAGTAAATGATGAGTACGAGATTTACGGTCAACGAATTATCGCCACCTCGGGTTCTTTGGTGGGCACAAGAATAAGAATTAGTAATACGAATACGGATGGCCTGGCTGCTTTTGATGCGGCTAATCCGGCAGTTGCGTACAATGCTACTTCAAACAGATATCTTGTTACATGGTACTCTGATCATGTTTCTGATAATCAATTTGAAATATACTCCCAGGGACTTGAAGCGAATGGTACATTGGTAGGATCGAATGTAAGGATTTCGACAATGGGACCTGATCCAAATACTTTATATGACGCGTTTAATCCTGATGTTGCCTGGAATAGCACCAGCAATCAATACATGATTGCATGGCACGGGGATATTGACGCTATTGGCGATGGTCAAAATGAGGTATTTATAAGACGAGTTGATGGATCTGTCGCAAATCATGGAAATACTATTGGAACAATGGTATTGATTAGCGACATGGGTCCAACCGGCAGTACTTTATATACAGCAACTGACGTAGCGATTGCGTATAATGTTACCAATAACAATTACCTGGTGGTGTGGCGTGGAGATGATGATACCGCACCCCTTGTTAATGATGAGTTTGAAATTTTCGGCCAATTTGTTAGTAATACCGGAACCGTATCAAGCATCCATAACTTTTTCAGAATTAGTTTTATGGGTACAGATGGCTTTCAGAATTTTGGAGCTTCGGCTCCTGCCATAGCATATGACCCAAATTTGAGTCAATTTCTTGTCACATGGCATGGTGATCATAATGTGGGAGGATTGGTGGACAATGAATTTGAAATTTTCGGACAACTGATCCGTAATGATGGTGTAATAGTTGGATCAAACTTCAGATTAAGCGATGCAGGTGGCACAGGAAATACTTCTTTTAATGCAACACTTCCTGCAGTATGTTATAATGGAAGTTATCGGGAATTCCTTGTGCTATGGCAGGGAGATGATAATTACACAACTACTATTGACAACGAAATTGAAATTTGGGGGCAACGCTTTGCTGAAACTTCAATCGATCCAACCAGCCAACCAACGACTCCTGTTTTTACATCAATTACATCATCTTCGCTTAATGTAAGTTTTACGGCTGCCACCGGTTCGCCCGATGGGTACCTGGTATTGCGCAAGGCAGGCTCATCACCAACCGATGTACCTACAGACCAGCAGGTATATACTGTTGGTAGTTTCATCGGTACCAGCACGGTTGTGCATGTAGGCAGTGCGACTTCATTTACACAATCCGGCTTAAGCCCCAACACGCAGTATTTTTATGACTTCTTCAGCTACAACGGAGTAAACTCAGCTACTAACTACCGAACGGTAAGTCCACTGGAAGGTAATGCTACAACTTTGTTTTCTGAGCCAACAACTCAGGGAACTTTGTCAGTTACCTCTTTTGGAACAAGTTCCGTCACAATCAATCTTTCGGCAGGCAATGGCACCAACAGGCTTCTGGTAGCCAAGGCAGGCAGTGCGGTGGATGTATTTCCGGTTGACGGGGTTTCCTACACACCCAATAACAACATTACCCTGGCTCCAAACCTGGGATCATCCAACTTTGTAGTCGGAAGCGGAACAGGTAGTGTGACTGTTTCGGGCCTTTCACTGGCCACGGTGTACCACTTCCGTGTATTCGAATTTAATGGAACAGGAACGCTCACCAACTACAATACCAATTCAGTTGCCGGAAGCATCGGTTCGCAAACCACATTATCAGCGGAGCCGACTGCACAGCCCACTGCCATTAATTTTACAAGCATAACCAACGCATCATTTACAGTTGGGTACACGACAGCCACAGGCTCACCCTCCGGATATATTGCCATTCGGAAAGCAGGTTCGGCACCGGCACAACCTGCTGATTTGCCTGTTGACGGAACAACCTATGCAGTTAATGATCCGATCGGAGGGAGTGCAGTAGCATACGTGGGTAGCTCACTGTCGTTTGCTCAGTCAAGCCTCACACCTGCAACACAGTACTTTTACCTGATCCTGTCCTATAACGGTTCGGGCGGAAACATCAATTACTTTACCACAACCCCGCTTGCAGGTAACCAGTTTACGTTAGCGAATGAGCCCACAACCCAGGCCACCAACATAAGTTTCAGTTCCCTTGCGCCAAATTCACTTACCATTAACTGGACCAACGGAAACGGAGCGGAGCGTTTAGTAATGGCCAGACAGGGCGCCACCGTAAGTGTCAATCCCGCTGACGGGACCGGATACACAGGTAATGCGGATTTTTCATTGGCCACCGATGTGGGGTCAGGCAACAAGGTGGTTTACAGGGGTAACGGCAACTCCGTTACGGTAACCAATCTTGCAGCTAGTACAGTTTATCATTTCAGGGTATATGAGTTGAACGGATCTTCAGCTTCAGCCAATTACCTTACTTCAACGGCAACCGGTAACCCCGGCAGCCGTACCACATTGGCCAATGAGCCATTAACTCAGGCTTCGGGTATTAACTTCTCTTCTATAACACCTAACTCGATGTCCGTAAACTTTACCAATGGCAACGGTACTTCACGGTTGCTGGTGGCCAGAGCAGGCTCAGCGGTGAATGCCGATCCGGCAGATGGCAGTTCGTATACGGCAAATACTGCTTTCGGTTCAGGAAGTGAAATCGGTACAGGAAATTTTGTGGTGGGTGCAGGTTCAGGACCAATTACCATAACCGGATTATCCTCGGGTAACACCTACCACTTCCGGGTGTATGAATTTAACGGAACTTCGGCTGCAGAAAATTATAATGTAACCACTGCCACGAATAATCCTTCGAATGCCACAACCTTGATTGGTGAGCCCACCATTCAGGCAACAAACATTACGTTCACTGCATTTACGGATAACTCACTCTCTATAAACTGGACCAACGGAAACGGTGCCGAGCGACTGGTGCTTGCCCGGCAGGGCAGCGCGGTGAATGTTGACCCGGCTGATGGTGCCAGCTATACCGGCAATGCGAATTTCTCAACCGCAACGGATATTGGTTCGGGCAACAAAGTGGTTTTCAGGGGTGCAGGCAATTCTGTTGCCGTTACTAATCTTGCAGCCAACACGGTTTATCACTTCCGGGTGTATGAACTGAATGGATCAGGGGTAAGTACTAATTATCTCTTGTCAACCGCTACCGGAAATCCGGCAAGTCGCACCACCCTGGCAACCGAACCCACTGCCCAGCCTACGGCTGCCCTTTTCACACTTCAAACTACCACATCCCTCCGGTTATCCTATACTGCAGCTACCGGTTCGCCAACAGGCTACCTGATTATTCGCAAAGCAGGATCAGCTTCCAGCGGTATTCCGGTTGATGGAACATTTTATTCTGTAGGCAATTCACTGGATGGAACAATTGTGGCTATCGGAAACTTTACCCAGTTTGATGACACGGGTCTGTCGGCCGGAACAGGTTATCACTACACGGTATTCTCGTATAACGGGGCAGGGCAGGCGGTGAACTACCTAACCAGTTCACCCCTTACAGGTTTTACCATTACCTTGCCGGTTGCACCAACGGCCAGTGCAGCATCGGGTGTTGGTCAGTTCCAGTTTACGGCCAACTGGAACAGCGTAACCGGTGCTGCTAATTATCTGCTGGATGTTTCCTTGGATAATTTCAGTTCGTTCGTCAGCGGGTATAATTCAAAAACGGTTACCGGTACATCCGATGCGGTAACCGGGTTGACTGCCGGAACAACCTACCAGTACCGCGTACGTGCAGCCAATGCCAGCGGCCAGTCGGTTAACTCAAACACCATTTCTCAAATCACCGTTCCGCCAACTCCGGTTGGAGTAAACATTACGGGCGCTGAGCAAACCCAGTTTGCTGTTGCCTGGACTTCCAGCCTGGGTGCGGTGGATTACCTGCTGGATATTTCCATGGATAACTTCTCAACATTTGTTACCGGTTACAATGGCAAGGTTATTACGGGTACTTCTGAGAATGTAACTACCGGACTGGCTGCCGGTAACACATACCAGGTTCGTGTTCGTTCACGGAATGCCGGAGGTACTTCGCCCAATTCATCAACAGCCACTCAATTGTTAAAGCCTGCCACACCGCTTGCTTTGGATGCGAATCCTATTGGCATCAATTCATTTACAGCAAAGTGGGATCCGGCCAACGGAGCAGCTTCATACATTCTTGATGTATCCACGCAAAATGATTTCTCCACGCACCTTACGGGATATCCAAACAATGAAGGTAATACGCTGGAGAAACTGATCACTGGCTTAACTGCCAACTCATCGTATTACTACAGGGTTAAAGCGGTTAATGCTACCGGTGAGTCACCTTACTCGAATATCAAACCGGTACAAACTCAGCCGGATCCGGGCCCACAAAACATGGTTATTGGCATTCCAACCTATACCGACCTGGTTACCGGCCAAACTCAAGTACCCATCAGCGTAACAGTTACCGGTGGTACAGGGTCTAAAACGGTTGAAGTGTATCATAGGAAAATTACCAGTACGGGAGCATCTGCACCCTTATCCATGTCAAATACTAGCGGTAATATTTGGGAGGCTGACTTACCCGCAAGTGCCTTTGATGAACTGGGGGCTGAGTTCTTTATCCGGGCATCGGACGCAACAGCAGTTCCACCGGTTGAAAACTCTGCGATACGCTATGTTTATAAGTCGTTTACTGATCAAACTGCTCAAGCAATTACTTCCATTGTGCGGCATGGTGGCACGCAAAAGTCATATCAGATTATATCGATACCCTTAGCACTGACGAAGAATAGCATTGCCGATATTTTTGAGCCTGTACCCGAGCTTGGTGCCTACGACAAAACCAAGTGGAGGCTGGTGCGCTTCCAGAATAATAAAAATACCGATTACAAGGAGGGCATCAATGCTATCGATCGGGGCAAGAGTTATTGGTTCAACTCGGTAAGCGAGGTAACAGTAAAAACAGGGGCAGGCACCACACCCAACAACAACCAGGCAACACCCTTTACAATGCCGCTGGCGCAAGGCTGGAACCAGATTGCCACCCCGTATCCGTTTGCCATCGACTGGGATGATGTGCTGGCCGCCAACGGAAATCCGGCAGTAGGCAGCTATAAAGTCTTTAATTCCAATCAACTGAGTTTTGATGTTGTCAACTCCATGAAACCGTTTGAAGGCGGGTTTGTGTTTGCCGATAATGCCGTGCCATCACTCAGCTTCCCGGTAACATTAAAGAACACAGCAGGAGGAAGAATAAAGCATGACGAAGAACTCAGCAAAGACATTGATTCTGAGAAATGGCTGCTGCCGCTTAAGCTGGTGCAGGATGATGCGGTGAACGAACTGGGCGGCATCGGCATGCATCCGCAGGCCAGTTTGAGTAAAGACCGGTTTGATGATGTTACCGTGCCGCGGTTTGTGCAGTACCTGGAAACCAACTTTTACCACCCGGAGTTTTTCTGGCCCAAATTTTCGCGCGATGTGGTGCCTATCACCGAAGAGTATGCATGGAGCCTAACCATTGAAAGCAACGGCAGCGGCCCGATAGAACTGCGGTGGGATGCCGGGGCCATTGCCCATGCACAGTCGGCCCTGTTCCTTGTGGATGAAGAAGACGCACGGGTATTTGACATGCGCACGGAGTCGTCCATTGCATTTACAAATACCGACCGGAAAGAACTGAAACTGGTGTACACGCATAGGGGCGAATACATACCCGGTCGCACCCGGCTTGGAACGCCATGGCCTAACCCGGCCGGCCGGGAGGTGAACATCCCATTTATTCTTGCAGAAAGTAACGGGCCATACCAGGTAGAGATGGATGTGTTCGATCTGAAGGGCGTTAAAGTAGCCACACTGAGTCTGGCTCAGTTGCAGGCGGGTGCGCATGTAAGCGTGTGGGATACGCGCGATGGTACAGGAAGTGAAATGCCCAACGCTATCTACATTATTAAACTGAAAGTAAACGGCAGGTATTTGCCTGAGTTTTCGAGGGTTGTTGTGAACCGCAAGCAATGA
- a CDS encoding tetratricopeptide repeat protein — MNSNLHDIDLIQRYLDRSLTDAEKVNLEERLKNEPLLKTMYLEHQQLIKGIRYSYLQNRLHQLRTLENALPQIHAEKKARQVWLVTNWKQVTAVAATVAFFAIGFVLWNKPATPQELFAENFKLYPNVFEPITRGETQQSKRTVAFAAYEAGNYTEAAALFTDLLAEKEEAGMLMLLGNCNLVLGNTAEARNQFIKLINDFDDLDNQAKWYLGLSYLKEGDAKTAQLIFQELSNSEYSYSSKAKQLLNKLD, encoded by the coding sequence ATGAACTCAAATTTACACGATATCGACCTGATTCAACGGTACCTCGACCGGAGCCTGACTGATGCTGAAAAAGTAAACCTGGAAGAAAGGCTTAAAAACGAACCCCTATTAAAAACCATGTACCTGGAGCACCAGCAACTGATAAAAGGTATCCGCTACAGCTACCTGCAAAACAGGTTGCACCAACTGCGCACATTGGAGAATGCATTGCCACAAATTCATGCTGAGAAAAAAGCCAGGCAAGTTTGGCTGGTAACCAATTGGAAACAGGTTACAGCCGTTGCGGCAACCGTGGCTTTTTTTGCAATCGGTTTTGTATTATGGAACAAGCCTGCCACCCCCCAGGAATTGTTCGCGGAGAATTTTAAATTATACCCTAACGTATTTGAGCCCATAACCCGAGGAGAAACCCAACAGTCGAAACGCACGGTAGCATTTGCTGCTTATGAAGCTGGCAACTACACCGAAGCCGCTGCACTTTTCACTGACTTGCTGGCCGAAAAAGAAGAAGCCGGCATGCTGATGCTGCTGGGCAACTGCAACCTGGTGTTGGGCAACACAGCCGAAGCCCGTAACCAGTTTATCAAACTCATTAATGATTTTGACGACCTGGACAACCAGGCCAAGTGGTACCTGGGGCTGAGCTACCTGAAAGAAGGCGATGCAAAAACCGCACAGTTAATCTTCCAGGAACTGAGCAACAGCGAGTATTCGTATTCCTCAAAGGCTAAACAATTATTGAACAAACTTGATTAA
- a CDS encoding carboxypeptidase regulatory-like domain-containing protein yields MKRKTIIATLLVLLMSNLLIIRCDFFKDKNTQCFSGKVVDGKGNPIQGAQISIGGQKGRNIETDKMGEFKICSKPNKDQRYVLNVEKLGFGLVSKIYSSTTDDILIAMEQATVVKELNPNDNITITDIAPNTSSPAQPDYSRISSPLDTIPFVYDADGKLIAFGAPPEVERTYQAIDQFRPQRRGATVMVEPDALEDPTADREQRGTFFQASKSSLGPVTGSVSTVDVYSPDGMPGDYTTRMQNGDRGFMVTYGAVDVNFYSNGKPLQLKKGKFATISIPVDTLALLYGEKLPPTIPLLVYDKETGLWQRDGNNVGTLNNSNTAYEAKISHFSVFNMDEEFASGVAVCYKICSFDTRPTGSYPGGARIQITGDIPGHVKDLPFGNTQCGGDGGCGTGGEAFAINNMKPNTPIGVRLFNGNTNQIVSSYVFITGNSGINAINCSSPVNYAGCGGPVNVNWVSIPSYMNANGTMNKPIIAIDKSGSDVKISWVYIEGPPPTYTNPPKDYHIEWSYNDFVTVHGTYSLPTGNTNHHNFHVLLSSLIADGSRQYKFRIRLGPVISAVYSDTTVVCFTPDTEALDPC; encoded by the coding sequence ATGAAACGTAAAACAATCATCGCAACCCTTCTTGTTCTCCTTATGTCCAACCTGTTGATTATCCGGTGCGATTTTTTTAAAGACAAGAATACCCAATGCTTCTCAGGCAAAGTGGTTGATGGAAAAGGGAACCCGATTCAGGGTGCCCAAATATCAATAGGCGGGCAAAAGGGAAGGAACATTGAAACGGATAAAATGGGTGAATTTAAAATTTGCTCAAAGCCAAATAAAGACCAACGATATGTGCTCAACGTTGAAAAACTTGGTTTCGGATTGGTGTCAAAAATCTATTCATCCACAACAGACGATATACTGATTGCAATGGAGCAGGCCACCGTTGTGAAGGAACTCAATCCAAATGACAACATTACGATAACTGACATTGCACCTAATACATCATCGCCCGCTCAGCCCGATTACTCACGGATTTCCAGTCCATTGGATACCATTCCTTTTGTTTACGATGCAGATGGAAAGCTGATTGCTTTTGGAGCGCCACCCGAAGTTGAGCGGACATACCAGGCAATCGATCAATTTCGGCCGCAACGCAGAGGCGCAACCGTAATGGTTGAACCGGATGCGTTGGAAGATCCAACGGCTGATCGCGAACAACGAGGTACATTTTTTCAGGCATCAAAATCATCGTTAGGCCCGGTAACCGGATCGGTAAGTACTGTTGACGTTTATTCGCCAGACGGTATGCCAGGTGATTACACTACCCGTATGCAAAATGGTGACCGTGGCTTTATGGTTACCTATGGCGCGGTAGATGTAAATTTTTACAGTAACGGAAAACCCCTGCAGTTAAAGAAGGGAAAGTTTGCCACGATTTCGATACCGGTTGATACGTTGGCGCTGCTTTATGGTGAAAAACTTCCGCCAACCATTCCGTTGTTGGTATATGACAAAGAGACCGGGCTATGGCAGCGTGATGGTAATAATGTAGGCACACTAAACAATTCAAATACAGCTTACGAAGCAAAGATTTCTCATTTCTCAGTGTTTAATATGGATGAGGAGTTTGCTTCTGGTGTGGCTGTATGTTACAAGATTTGCAGTTTTGATACAAGACCAACAGGAAGTTACCCTGGTGGTGCAAGAATTCAGATCACAGGTGATATACCAGGTCATGTTAAAGATCTACCGTTTGGTAATACTCAATGCGGTGGAGATGGTGGATGCGGCACTGGTGGTGAAGCATTTGCAATAAACAACATGAAGCCAAATACTCCGATTGGTGTAAGGCTTTTTAATGGCAATACTAATCAAATTGTTTCCAGTTATGTATTTATTACCGGTAACAGTGGTATAAATGCAATTAACTGTTCCTCTCCGGTAAACTATGCCGGGTGCGGAGGGCCTGTAAATGTTAATTGGGTCAGTATCCCTTCCTATATGAACGCGAATGGTACAATGAATAAACCCATAATAGCAATTGATAAGTCAGGCTCGGATGTAAAAATTTCATGGGTATATATTGAAGGACCACCCCCCACATACACGAATCCACCAAAGGACTATCATATTGAGTGGTCATATAACGACTTTGTAACGGTACACGGCACGTATTCATTACCAACCGGTAATACAAATCATCATAATTTTCATGTTTTGCTTTCGAGTCTAATTGCGGATGGATCAAGGCAGTATAAATTCAGGATACGTTTAGGTCCGGTGATATCGGCCGTTTACAGTGATACTACTGTAGTATGCTTTACTCCCGATACCGAGGCTCTTGATCCTTGTTAG